In bacterium, the genomic stretch GATTCTTCAATCTCTTGGTGTTGATTTTATTGATGAAAGTGAAGTCTTAACACCTGCTGATGATAAGTACCACGTTGACAAATGGGGATACAAGGTTCCCTTTGTATGCGGATGCAGAGAACTCGGCGAGGCTTTGCGCAGAATTTCAGAAGGCGCTGCACTGATTCGTACAAAAGGTGAAGCAGGCAGCGGAAACATTGTTGAAGCTGTACGCCATATGAGAATGGTTCAGTCAGGAATCAGAGAAGTTACAACTCTTCGTAACGAGGAACTTGTAACTAAAGCAAAGGAGATGGGTGTTTCTGTTGAGCTTTTGGAGTATGTAAAGAAGAATGGCAGGCTACCTGTGCCGAACTTTGCAGCTGGGGGAATTGCAACCCCTGCTGATGCGTCTTTAATGATGCAGCTTGGCGCTGAAACAGTATTCGTAGGATCCGGAATATTTAAATCGGAAGACCCTGCTGCAAGAGCAAAAGCAATAGTACTTGCTACCACACACTTTGATGATCCTGATGTTGTTGCAAAGGCTTCAGAAGGGCTTAAAGAAGCAATGCCGGGACTTGAAATCTCAAAGATTCCTGCTGAAGAGAGGCTTCAGGAGAGAGGCTGGTAAATGGCGAAAATTATTGGCGTTCTTGGTGTTCAGGGAGATTTTGCCCTGCATCATAAAATGCTGAAGCGCCTTGGCGTTCCGACTGTTATTGTTCGGACTTCTGATGATCTGCAGCAGTGTGACGGGCTTGTACTGCCCGGAGGCGAATCCACAACTTTTCTGAAACTGCTGAACAGTAACGGCTTGTTTGATATTGTAAAGGATTTTGCAGGCAGCAAACCTGTTATGGGAACGTGTGCAGGATTAATTGTCCTCGCTAAAAATGTCATAAATGATGATTTTAAAACTCTCTCTGTTCTTGATGTCTCAGTTGAGCGCAATGGTTACGGGCGTCAAATTGATTCTTTTATTGATGATGTACTTATACCTGTCTTCAGGGAAAAGAATATGTTCAGCGGAGTGTTTATTCGTGCTCCGCGTATCGTCTCTATTGGAAAAGGTGTTGAACCTATCGGCTTTTACGGCCAGGAACCTGTTATGGTGAAAAGTGATAATAT encodes the following:
- the pdxS gene encoding pyridoxal 5'-phosphate synthase lyase subunit PdxS translates to MFKISKEYRLKIGLAEMLKGGVIMDVTTAEQAKIAEDAGAVAVMALERIPADIRAQGGVARMSNPAMIKDTMKSVSVPVMAKCRIGHFAEAQILQSLGVDFIDESEVLTPADDKYHVDKWGYKVPFVCGCRELGEALRRISEGAALIRTKGEAGSGNIVEAVRHMRMVQSGIREVTTLRNEELVTKAKEMGVSVELLEYVKKNGRLPVPNFAAGGIATPADASLMMQLGAETVFVGSGIFKSEDPAARAKAIVLATTHFDDPDVVAKASEGLKEAMPGLEISKIPAEERLQERGW
- the pdxT gene encoding pyridoxal 5'-phosphate synthase glutaminase subunit PdxT, with protein sequence MAKIIGVLGVQGDFALHHKMLKRLGVPTVIVRTSDDLQQCDGLVLPGGESTTFLKLLNSNGLFDIVKDFAGSKPVMGTCAGLIVLAKNVINDDFKTLSVLDVSVERNGYGRQIDSFIDDVLIPVFREKNMFSGVFIRAPRIVSIGKGVEPIGFYGQEPVMVKSDNILALTFHPELTEDTRIHEYFLQEFVGKM